From Portunus trituberculatus isolate SZX2019 chromosome 37, ASM1759143v1, whole genome shotgun sequence, one genomic window encodes:
- the LOC123514028 gene encoding ribitol-5-phosphate xylosyltransferase 1-like isoform X1, whose amino-acid sequence MVERRVSVSPNKTVDYSSKDENKKTPRPKSRMIRSPGQVLRKVLLFVCFIQVVVTVYLAFCIYNSAFSTLKGIKSLPKLEDTQRYIQPQKESHQKVVLDFDIGKHEADIVLAEQEMRPHEGQEAVVQLGDGEGSGKQVRLRRLPVVELWSKAAIGSYLWHHILEGPESLDDNIQGATVGELQMTAFVLRYRSGPGITPETVPEDVRSLVLVVNGRTDEKVKEARLWLDHLQAQNAPPTTILVMLGNEQCDNGWVTSYLAPKGVVVAVLVTYDDPRVDQHTFHQWPLGVATYRQFPLIKEEQISPETPRKYMCNFRATIYPNSSRSELYKFLKNNTLTSSQCHIKVRESWVSNESPNAMDEYVQSLLDSDLTLCPAGMNTETYRVYEALGTGSTPVVEEVMTKGHCAASPWRLLKRHDPPIIWVKSWDNLGKVLAKERRYSKQYKALRRLRVFQWYEWFKLRMRDSFVSIVTTSLLQPG is encoded by the exons ATGGTGGAGCGCAGGGTGTCTGTCTCCCCAAATAAGACAGTAGAT TATTCCTCAaaggatgaaaacaagaaaaccccACGACCGAAATCCAGG ATGATCAGAAGTCCAGGGCAAGTGTTACGCAAGGTGCTGCTGTTTGTGTGCTTCATCCAGGTGGTAGTGACTGTCTACCTTGCCTTCTGTATCTACAACTCTGCCTTCTCCACTCTCAAAGGAATAAAGAGTCTGCCAAAACTTGAGGATACACAACGCTACATTCAGCCCCAAAAGGAAAGCCATCAAAAGGTGGTTCTAG ATTTTGATATTGGAAAGCATGAGGCAGACATTGTACTGGCAGAGCAGGAGATGAGGCCCCATGAGGGTCAGGAGGCTGTGGTGCAGCTGGGGGATGGCGAAGGCTCTGGGAAACAG GTGAGGCTAAGGAGGCTGCCTGTGGTGGAGCTGTGGAGCAAGGCAGCTATAGGCAGCTACCTGTGGCACCACATCCTGGAGGGTCCAGAGAGCCTGGATGACAACATCCAGGGAGCCACTGTGGGGGAATTACAGATGACTGCCTTTGTGCTCAGGTATAGATCAG GTCCTGGCATCACCCCGGAGACTGTGCCTGAAGATGTGAGGAGTCTGGTTCTGGTGGTGAACGGCCGCACTGacgagaaggtgaaggaggctcGGCTTTGGCTGGACCACTTGCAGGCTCAGAAtgcaccaccaaccaccatccTTGTCATGCTGGGCAATGAG CAATGTGACAATGGGTGGGTGACAAGCTATTTGGCCCCAAAaggagtggtagtggcagtgctGGTAACGTATGACGATCCACGAGTAGACCAGCACACCTTCCATCAGTGGCCTCTTGGGGTTGCTAC ttaCAGGCAGTTTCCTCTCATAAAAGAAGAGCAAATTTCTCCTGAAACTCCAAGGAAGTATATGTGCAACTTTAGAGCAACAATTTATCCCAACAGCAGCAGGTCTGAATTGTACAAGTTTTTGAAGAACAACACACTTACTTCTAGTCAGTGTCATATTAAAGTCAGGGAAAG ttggGTGTCAAATGAGAGTCCCAATGCCATGGATGAATATGTGCAGTCACTCCTGGATTCAGATCTCACATTGTGCCCAGCTGGAATGAATACTGAAACTTACAG GGTGTATGAGGCACTGGGGACAGGAAGCACTCCAGTGGTTGAGGAAGTGATGACAAAGGGACACTGTGCAGCCAGTCCCTGGAGGTTGCTGAAGAGGCACGATCCTCCCATCATCTGGGTCAAGTCGTGGGATAACCTGGGAAAAGTTCTCGCCAAAGAACGCAG ATACAGCAAGCAATACAAAGCGCTGCGACGGCTGCGTGTGTTCCAGTGGTATGAGTGGTTCAAGCTCAGGATGAGAGACAGTTTTGTTTCCATTGTCACAACATCCCTCCTCCAGCCCGGCTAA
- the LOC123514028 gene encoding ribitol-5-phosphate xylosyltransferase 1-like isoform X2 produces the protein MVERRVSVSPNKTVDMIRSPGQVLRKVLLFVCFIQVVVTVYLAFCIYNSAFSTLKGIKSLPKLEDTQRYIQPQKESHQKVVLDFDIGKHEADIVLAEQEMRPHEGQEAVVQLGDGEGSGKQVRLRRLPVVELWSKAAIGSYLWHHILEGPESLDDNIQGATVGELQMTAFVLRYRSGPGITPETVPEDVRSLVLVVNGRTDEKVKEARLWLDHLQAQNAPPTTILVMLGNEQCDNGWVTSYLAPKGVVVAVLVTYDDPRVDQHTFHQWPLGVATYRQFPLIKEEQISPETPRKYMCNFRATIYPNSSRSELYKFLKNNTLTSSQCHIKVRESWVSNESPNAMDEYVQSLLDSDLTLCPAGMNTETYRVYEALGTGSTPVVEEVMTKGHCAASPWRLLKRHDPPIIWVKSWDNLGKVLAKERRYSKQYKALRRLRVFQWYEWFKLRMRDSFVSIVTTSLLQPG, from the exons ATGGTGGAGCGCAGGGTGTCTGTCTCCCCAAATAAGACAGTAGAT ATGATCAGAAGTCCAGGGCAAGTGTTACGCAAGGTGCTGCTGTTTGTGTGCTTCATCCAGGTGGTAGTGACTGTCTACCTTGCCTTCTGTATCTACAACTCTGCCTTCTCCACTCTCAAAGGAATAAAGAGTCTGCCAAAACTTGAGGATACACAACGCTACATTCAGCCCCAAAAGGAAAGCCATCAAAAGGTGGTTCTAG ATTTTGATATTGGAAAGCATGAGGCAGACATTGTACTGGCAGAGCAGGAGATGAGGCCCCATGAGGGTCAGGAGGCTGTGGTGCAGCTGGGGGATGGCGAAGGCTCTGGGAAACAG GTGAGGCTAAGGAGGCTGCCTGTGGTGGAGCTGTGGAGCAAGGCAGCTATAGGCAGCTACCTGTGGCACCACATCCTGGAGGGTCCAGAGAGCCTGGATGACAACATCCAGGGAGCCACTGTGGGGGAATTACAGATGACTGCCTTTGTGCTCAGGTATAGATCAG GTCCTGGCATCACCCCGGAGACTGTGCCTGAAGATGTGAGGAGTCTGGTTCTGGTGGTGAACGGCCGCACTGacgagaaggtgaaggaggctcGGCTTTGGCTGGACCACTTGCAGGCTCAGAAtgcaccaccaaccaccatccTTGTCATGCTGGGCAATGAG CAATGTGACAATGGGTGGGTGACAAGCTATTTGGCCCCAAAaggagtggtagtggcagtgctGGTAACGTATGACGATCCACGAGTAGACCAGCACACCTTCCATCAGTGGCCTCTTGGGGTTGCTAC ttaCAGGCAGTTTCCTCTCATAAAAGAAGAGCAAATTTCTCCTGAAACTCCAAGGAAGTATATGTGCAACTTTAGAGCAACAATTTATCCCAACAGCAGCAGGTCTGAATTGTACAAGTTTTTGAAGAACAACACACTTACTTCTAGTCAGTGTCATATTAAAGTCAGGGAAAG ttggGTGTCAAATGAGAGTCCCAATGCCATGGATGAATATGTGCAGTCACTCCTGGATTCAGATCTCACATTGTGCCCAGCTGGAATGAATACTGAAACTTACAG GGTGTATGAGGCACTGGGGACAGGAAGCACTCCAGTGGTTGAGGAAGTGATGACAAAGGGACACTGTGCAGCCAGTCCCTGGAGGTTGCTGAAGAGGCACGATCCTCCCATCATCTGGGTCAAGTCGTGGGATAACCTGGGAAAAGTTCTCGCCAAAGAACGCAG ATACAGCAAGCAATACAAAGCGCTGCGACGGCTGCGTGTGTTCCAGTGGTATGAGTGGTTCAAGCTCAGGATGAGAGACAGTTTTGTTTCCATTGTCACAACATCCCTCCTCCAGCCCGGCTAA